In the Devosia sp. SL43 genome, one interval contains:
- a CDS encoding phytanoyl-CoA dioxygenase family protein: MPGTLPALSAAQIDAFITDGFVRIDNAFPQELADQGRAILWAATGCNPDDPSTWTQPVVRLGNFTQPPFRDAANTPVLHAAYDQLVGEGHWLPQGGLGTFPVRFPSSADAGDTGWHVDASFGFDAPDFLDWRANVSSRGRALLMLFLFSDVGEDDAPTRIRVGSHLEVARYLAPAGDAGHSLRDMIADRPDWFDTGREALATGRAGTVYLCHPFLVHAAQLHRGTRVKFMAQPPLLPKVPLQIDRADGNYSPVELAIRVALDQG; encoded by the coding sequence ATGCCTGGCACTTTGCCCGCGCTCTCGGCAGCGCAAATCGACGCATTCATCACCGACGGCTTCGTCCGCATCGACAACGCTTTCCCACAGGAACTGGCCGATCAGGGCCGCGCTATTCTATGGGCGGCGACCGGCTGCAATCCGGACGACCCGTCTACCTGGACCCAGCCGGTTGTTCGGCTCGGGAACTTCACCCAGCCGCCGTTCCGCGACGCCGCCAACACGCCGGTATTGCATGCGGCCTATGACCAGTTGGTTGGCGAAGGCCACTGGCTGCCGCAGGGCGGTCTCGGTACTTTCCCCGTCCGCTTCCCGTCCTCCGCCGATGCCGGCGATACCGGCTGGCATGTCGATGCCAGCTTCGGCTTCGACGCGCCGGATTTTCTCGACTGGCGGGCCAATGTCAGCTCGCGCGGCCGCGCGCTGCTGATGCTGTTCCTGTTCTCCGATGTCGGGGAGGACGACGCACCGACCCGCATCCGGGTCGGCTCGCATCTTGAGGTCGCACGCTATCTGGCGCCGGCAGGCGATGCGGGGCATTCGCTGCGCGACATGATCGCCGATCGCCCCGACTGGTTCGATACCGGTCGGGAAGCGCTGGCGACGGGACGAGCGGGGACGGTTTATCTCTGCCATCCGTTCCTGGTGCATGCGGCGCAGCTGCATCGCGGCACGCGGGTCAAGTTCATGGCGCAGCCGCCATTGCTGCCCAAGGTGCCGCTGCAGATCGACCGGGCCGACGGCAACTATTCGCCGGTGGAACTGGCGATCCGTGTGGCGCTCGATCAGGGGTGA
- the ltaE gene encoding low-specificity L-threonine aldolase yields the protein MNTIRYDFRSDTVTKPSAGMRAAMAEAEVGDDVFGDDPTVKRLEQRMAAMLGKDAAIFVPSGTQSNLLALMSHCGRGDEYIAGQDAHLYSHEAGGAAVLGSIQPQPIAHQADGTMDLGDIEKAIKPDDHHYARTTVIALENTFGGKVLPVDYMTQVADIARRHDLGLHLDGARAFNACVALGTDIKIFTAPFDSVSICLSKGMGAPVGSVLIGRQDLIDKARRHRKMLGGGMRQSGILAAACLYALDHNIERLAEDHRRARRLAEGLAAFPSLKVVMPDTNIVFVDVEDRLGTRFADFLESRGVGALGYGRQRWVTHLDVTDDDVDGALAEVASFFRLGAEAAFSRQ from the coding sequence ATGAACACCATCCGCTACGATTTCCGTTCCGACACTGTCACCAAGCCGAGCGCCGGCATGCGGGCGGCCATGGCCGAGGCCGAGGTGGGCGACGACGTATTTGGCGATGATCCGACCGTCAAGCGGCTGGAGCAGCGCATGGCGGCGATGCTGGGCAAGGATGCTGCCATCTTCGTGCCCTCGGGCACCCAGTCAAATCTGCTGGCGCTGATGAGCCATTGCGGCCGTGGCGACGAGTATATCGCCGGGCAGGATGCGCATCTCTATAGCCACGAGGCGGGTGGCGCAGCGGTGCTCGGTTCGATCCAGCCCCAACCGATTGCCCATCAGGCAGATGGCACAATGGACCTGGGCGATATCGAGAAGGCCATCAAGCCGGACGACCATCACTATGCCCGCACCACGGTTATCGCCCTCGAAAATACCTTCGGCGGCAAGGTGCTGCCGGTCGACTATATGACGCAGGTGGCCGACATCGCCCGGCGGCACGATCTAGGCCTGCATCTCGACGGCGCCCGTGCCTTCAACGCATGCGTGGCACTAGGCACTGATATCAAAATCTTCACCGCGCCATTCGACAGCGTCTCCATCTGCCTCTCCAAGGGCATGGGCGCGCCTGTGGGGTCGGTGCTGATCGGACGTCAGGACCTGATCGACAAGGCCCGGCGCCATCGCAAGATGCTGGGTGGTGGTATGCGCCAGTCCGGCATTCTCGCCGCCGCTTGCCTCTACGCGCTGGACCACAATATCGAGCGTCTCGCCGAAGACCATCGGCGCGCGCGTCGTCTCGCCGAAGGTCTTGCCGCCTTTCCGTCGCTCAAGGTGGTGATGCCAGATACCAATATCGTATTTGTCGACGTCGAAGACCGCCTGGGCACGCGGTTTGCCGATTTCCTCGAGTCCCGCGGCGTCGGCGCGCTGGGCTACGGCCGGCAGCGCTGGGTGACCCATCTGGATGTTACCGACGATGACGTCGATGGGGCTTTGGCAGAAGTCGCCAGCTTTTTCCGGCTGGGCGCTGAGGCGGCCTTCTCCCGCCAGTGA
- a CDS encoding methyltransferase, with protein MTKAFHSSGDVIADRRAGYAKMLAEGGDHGAAADLMNQALELAPDWAAGWDLLGGYAEKSGDVSGAISAWRHLEALDDEGVFGAALKLAAHGAGKAGTGTAVSYVEALFDQYAPQFEEALLGKLGYQVPALLDTMLTVEMAKLGIERFADMLDLGCGTGLMGVRLRDRVDFLEGIDLSAAMVAEARRRANYDRLEKAELVAFLADRAPTADLITAADVFIYCGALPPVLAAVVPALRPGGLLAFSLEAHDGEEPVFLRASLRYAHGVAATCQALADAGLEVLRFEMATLRQDRGAPIGGMLVVARKSA; from the coding sequence TTGACCAAGGCGTTTCACTCCTCCGGCGACGTCATTGCCGACCGGCGCGCTGGCTATGCCAAAATGCTTGCCGAGGGCGGCGACCACGGCGCCGCGGCCGACCTCATGAACCAGGCGCTCGAATTGGCACCCGATTGGGCGGCAGGCTGGGACCTGCTCGGCGGCTATGCCGAAAAGTCAGGTGATGTCTCCGGCGCCATCTCGGCATGGCGGCATCTCGAAGCCCTCGACGACGAGGGCGTCTTCGGCGCGGCCCTCAAGCTGGCCGCTCACGGAGCCGGCAAGGCCGGTACGGGCACCGCCGTGAGCTACGTCGAGGCCCTGTTCGACCAATATGCCCCACAATTCGAAGAGGCGCTGCTCGGCAAACTCGGCTACCAGGTGCCGGCCTTGCTCGACACCATGCTGACCGTAGAAATGGCCAAGCTCGGCATCGAGCGCTTCGCCGACATGCTCGACCTAGGCTGCGGCACGGGACTGATGGGTGTTCGCCTGCGCGATCGGGTGGACTTTCTCGAAGGCATCGATCTCTCCGCCGCCATGGTTGCCGAAGCCCGGCGCCGGGCCAATTACGACCGGCTGGAAAAGGCCGAGCTGGTGGCCTTCCTCGCCGATCGTGCGCCGACCGCCGACCTCATCACCGCCGCGGATGTGTTCATCTACTGTGGCGCCCTGCCGCCGGTGCTGGCGGCAGTCGTCCCCGCGCTCCGACCGGGTGGCCTGCTGGCTTTTTCTCTGGAAGCCCATGACGGCGAAGAGCCCGTCTTCCTGCGCGCGTCCTTGCGCTATGCCCATGGCGTCGCCGCAACCTGCCAGGCGCTTGCCGATGCCGGCCTTGAGGTCCTCCGCTTCGAAATGGCCACGCTGCGGCAGGATCGTGGCGCACCGATTGGGGGCATGTTGGTCGTCGCGCGCAAGTCAGCCTGA
- a CDS encoding cold-shock protein: MATGTVKWFNGQKGYGFIQPDEGGADVFVHISAVQRSGLNGLDEGQKVNYEIVKDKRTGKSAADNLTAS, from the coding sequence ATGGCAACTGGCACCGTAAAATGGTTCAACGGTCAAAAAGGCTACGGCTTCATTCAGCCTGACGAAGGCGGGGCGGACGTTTTTGTCCACATCTCCGCTGTCCAGCGCTCAGGCCTCAATGGCCTGGATGAGGGCCAGAAGGTGAACTACGAAATCGTCAAGGACAAGCGGACCGGCAAATCCGCCGCGGACAATCTGACGGCCTCCTGA